From a region of the Phragmites australis chromosome 21, lpPhrAust1.1, whole genome shotgun sequence genome:
- the LOC133904022 gene encoding uncharacterized protein LOC133904022, which yields MASAGGDQALKLLGVWDSPYVNRVQIVLNLKGLSYEYVEEDLHNKSELLVASNPVHKKVPVLIHGGKPVAESQVIVQYLDEVFVASGPSVLPADPYERANARFWAAFVDDKVGSPWYTVLFAREADKKADAAARIVAALETLEGAFRECSGGTAQFFGGGGIGLVDVVLGSYLGWFKVIEKMVAVRVLDTTRTPLLATWGERFRAADPVKGVLPDDVDKVLEFLQTFLDLQIQKQELPMAGGGNLKVLGVWTSPFVIRVRVVLNLKGLPYEYVEENLGNKSALLLGSNPVHKSVPVLLHDDRPVNESQIIVQYIEEVWAGVGPAVLPSDPYERAVARFWAAYIDDKVGSAWLGMLFKCRNEEDRAEAVARAEAALETLEGAFKECSKGKPFFGGDGIGFVDVVLGGYLGWFGVINRLIERRLIDPARTPLLAAWEERFRAADAAKGIVPDDVDKMLEFLQTLRSLSNYKPE from the exons ATGGCGTCCGCGGGAGGAGATCAGGCGCTGAAGCTGCTGGGTGTGTGGGACAGCCCCTATGTGAACCGAGTGCAGATCGTGCTCAACCTCAAGGGCCTCAGCTACGAGTACGTCGAGGAGGACCTCCACAACAAGAGCGAGCTCCTTGTCGCCTCCAACCCGGTGCACAAGAAGGTGCCCGTGCTCATCCACGGCGGCAAGCCTGTCGCTGAGTCTCAGGTTATCGTGCAGTACCTCGACGAGGTCTTCGTCGCCTCCGGCCCGTCGGTCCTCCCCGCCGACCCGTACGAGCGCGCCAACGCCCGCTTCTGGGCTGCCTTCGTCGACGACAAG GTGGGATCTCCGTGGTACACAGTCCTGTTCGCGCGTGAGGCTGATAAGAAGGCGGACGCGGCTGCGCGGATCGTCGCGGCGCTGGAGACGCTGGAGGGCGCGTTCAGGGAGTGCTCCGGCGGGACGGCGCAGttcttcggcggcggcggcatcggGTTAGTGGACGTCGTGCTGGGCAGCTACCTTGGGTGGTTCAAGGTGATCGAGAAGATGGTCGCCGTCAGGGTCCTAGACACGACGAGGACGCCGCTGCTGGCCACGTGGGGCGAGCGGTTCCGCGCGGCTGATCCGGTGAAGGGTGTCCTGCCGGATGACGTCGACAAGGTGCTCGAGTTCTTGCAGACGTTCCTGGAT CTCCAAATCCAAAAGCAAGAGTTGCCAATGGCCGGAGGCGGCAACCTGAAGGTGTTGGGCGTGTGGACCAGCCCGTTCGTCATCCGGGTGCGCGTCGTGCTCAACCTCAAGGGCCTGCCGTACGAGTACGTCGAGGAGAACCTCGGCAACAAGAGCGCCCTCCTCCTCGGCTCTAACCCTGTGCACAAGAGCGTCCCCGTGCTCCTCCATGACGACCGGCCCGTGAACGAGTCCCAGATCATCGTCCAGTATATCGAGGAGGTCTGGGCCGGGGTCGGCCCGGCCGTTCTGCCGTCCGACCCCTACGAGCGCGCGGTGGCGCGGTTCTGGGCGGCCTACATCGACGACAAGGTGGGTTCCGCGTGGCTGGGGATGCTGTTCAAGTGCAGGAACGAGGAGGATAGGGCGGAGGCGGTGGCCCGCGCCGAGGCCGCGCTGGAGACGCTGGAGGGCGCGTTCAAGGAGTGCTCCAAGGGGAAGCCGTTCTTCGGCGGCGACGGCATTGGGTTCGTGGACGTCGTGCTCGGCGGTTACCTCGGGTGGTTCGGCGTGATCAACAGGCTGATCGAACGCAGGCTGATTGACCCCGCGAGGACGCCACTGCTGGCCGCGTGGGAAGAGCGGTTCCGCGCGGCTGACGCGGCCAAGGGCATCGTGCCGGACGACGTCGACAAGATGCTCGAGTTCTTGCAGACCCTGCGTTCTCTGAGCAACTACAAGCCAGAGTGA
- the LOC133903863 gene encoding NAC domain-containing protein 105-like: MVIMESCVPPGFRFHPTDEELVGYYLRKKVASQKIDLDVIGDVDLYRTEPWDLQDHCKIGYEEQSDWYFFSYKDRKYPTGTRTNRATRTGFWKATGRDKAVRDKQGRGLIGMRKTLVFYTGRAPNGRKTDWIIYEYRLETDENATPQEEGWVVCRAFKKRTMNPPRSVAGAWDPSYSYSYHDPILTGAAHFKQEPPKLGAAALLHYSSRLVELPQLESPPLPNQVSHGASAGGEGSYDADAREGAAVTTDWRALDRFVAAQLSPEEDHFGRGLRQECNNPPGAQAGDNDDVTDMAALLLVDGVREEDAGLLGSVASLSACLHMNEARYDIHSKP, from the exons ATGGTGATCATGGAGTCATGTGTGCCTCCTGGCTTTAGGTTTCACCCCACAGACGAGGAACTCGTCGGCTACTACCTCCGGAAGAAGGTGGCCTCGCAGAAGATCGACCTCGACGTCATCGGCGACGTCGACCTCTACCGCACGGAGCCGTGGGATCTCCAAG ACCACTGCAAGATCGGGTACGAGGAGCAGAGCGACTGGTACTTCTTCAGCTACAAGGACCGCAAGTACCCGACGGGGACGCGGACGAACCGGGCGACGCGGACGGGGTTCTGGAAGGCGACAGGTCGGGACAAGGCTGTGCGCGACAAGCAGGGCCGTGGCCTCATTGGCATGAGGAAGACGCTCGTGTTCTACACGGGGAGGGCACCCAACGGCCGGAAGACCGACTGGATCATCTACGAGTACCGGCTCGAGACCGACGAGAACGCCACGCCTCAG GAAGAAGGCTGGGTGGTGTGCCGAGCGTTCAAGAAGCGAACCATGAACCCACCACGGAGCGTCGCCGGAGCATGGGACCCGAGCTACTCCTACTCTTACCACGACCCCATCCTCACCGGCGCGGCGCACTTCAAGCAAGAGCCGCCCAAGTTGGGCGCCGCCGCCCTCCTGCACTACTCCAGCCGTCTCGTCGAGCTCCCGCAGCTCGAGAGCCCGCCGCTGCCGAACCAGGTAAGCCACGGAGCCTCGGCCGGTGGCGAAGGATCCTACGACGCCGACGCTAGGGAGGGCGCCGCGGTGACCACGGACTGGAGGGCGCTCGACCGATTCGTCGCCGCCCAGCTCAGCCCTGAGGAGGACCACTTCGGCCGTGGCTTGCGGCAGGAATGCAATAATCCGCCAGGGGCGCAAGCCGGGGACAATGACGACGTGACCGACATGGCGGCGCTGCTGCTAGTGGACGGCGTccgggaggaggacgccgggttACTGGGCTCCGTGGCCTCACTGTCTGCGTGCCTGCACATGAATGAGGCAAGATATGATATCCACAGCAAACCGTAG
- the LOC133904150 gene encoding bZIP transcription factor 29-like, which yields MNTTNGHGLMHHHVQASMPPAQHQRQRAGLPPTPPAPAAAGTHSLHADVCMDDSVAARAQAQAQVGLPPRKAHRRSRSDVPFGYFQPPPPPSPKMEAGGWVLPGCAAAGDDLFNAYMSMEGMDGLNNSDGDSRGSSGMRTNGADSSENESEDYGAGAGADSQFFLRGDAGKNSVKRNAAGEPAAPASRHARSTSMDSLMGKLTFSANGEPGRFSLKFGGAEFTPAEMKRIMADEKLAEMALADPKRVKRVLANRQSAARSKERRMRYIAELEQKVQILQTEATTLSAQLTLLQRDSAGLATQNNELKFRLQAMEQQAQLRDALNEALTTEVQRLKLGDTSSSCNLAQQMQLRCQNQMTELHKQQQQQQQGEQTPFYQLEQREQNGAPRNHEPK from the exons ATGAACACCACGAATGGGCATGGGCTGATGCACCACCACGTTCAGGCGTCCATGCCTCCGGCGCAGCACCAGAGGCAGCGGGCGGGGCTGCCGCCGaccccgcccgcgcccgcggcgGCCGGCACCCACTCCCTGCACGCGGACGTGTGCATGGACGACTCGGTAGCGGCTCGCgcgcaggcgcaggcgcaggtTGGACTGCCGCCGCGCAAGGCGCACCGCCGGTCCCGCAGCGACGTCCCCTTCGGGTACTTCCAACCGCCGCCCCCACCGTCGCCAAAGATGGAGGCCGGCGGCTGGGTCCTCCCCGGCTGTGCCGCCGCGGGCGACGACCTGTTCAATGCGTACATGAGCATGGAGGGCATGGACGGGCTGAACAACTCAGACGGGGACAGCCGCGGGAGCAGCGGCATGCGGACCAACGGCGCCGACAGCAGCGAGAACGAGTCCGAGGActacggcgccggcgccggcgccgacaGCCAGTTCTTTCTCCGGGGCGACGCTGGCAAGAATAGTGTTAAGAGGAATGCCGCCGGGGAACCCGCCGCGCCGGCGTCTCGGCACGCGAGGAGTACGTCGATGGACAGCCTCATGGGGAAGCTGACCTTCTCGGCCAATGGGGAGCCCGGCAGGTTCAGCCTGAAGTTCGGCGGCGCCGAGTTCACCCCGGCCGAGATGAAGCGGATCATGGCCGACGAGAAGCTCGCCGAGATGGCCCTCGCCGACCCCAAGCGCGTAAAGAG GGTGCTCGCCAACAGGCAGTCGGCGGCGCGGTCCAAGGAGCGGCGGATGCGTTACATCGCGGAGCTGGAGCAGAAGGTGCAGATCCTGCAGACGGAGGCCACGACTCTGTCCGCGCAGCTCACACTTCTACAG CGCGACTCGGCGGGGCTGGCGACGCAGAACAACGAGCTCAAGTTCCGGCTGCAGGCCATGGAGCAGCAGGCGCAGCTGCGCGACG CACTCAACGAGGCGCTGACAACTGAAGTCCAGCGCCTGAAACTCGGCGACACAAGCTCGTCCTGCAATCTAGCCCAACAAATGCAGCTCCGTTGCCAGAACCAAATGACCGAACTgcacaagcagcagcagcagcaacagcagggTGAGCAGACACCCTTCTATCAGCTGGAGCAGCGCGAGCAGAATGGTGCGCCAAGGAACCATGAGCCGAAATGA